A single window of Paenibacillus sp. FSL H8-0537 DNA harbors:
- a CDS encoding Crp/Fnr family transcriptional regulator — protein sequence MQQMELLRQISLFRDLTPDELARIWAIVIPRSYRKRTAIFTEGSHKEAVFFVQNGLIKTYKTDENGNEHIMSFLKTGDMFPHTGFFNQHPYPATAEAIIETQLLAIPIHAFEQLMMNTPAIAIKVMRVLSGKIMELQEKLQELTGQDVQDRGVSFLLKLAENYGTEHGGSVHVEVPMTNQEFANTIGTTRETVNRLINQLRKEGILEPQRSGYLIHDYEALKTWSHK from the coding sequence ATGCAGCAGATGGAGCTTTTGCGCCAAATTTCTTTATTTCGCGATTTGACGCCGGATGAGCTGGCCCGGATATGGGCCATCGTCATTCCTCGGTCATACCGCAAGCGGACCGCTATTTTTACGGAGGGCAGCCATAAAGAGGCCGTATTTTTCGTCCAGAACGGGCTGATTAAAACCTATAAAACAGATGAAAACGGCAATGAGCATATTATGTCCTTCCTCAAAACAGGGGATATGTTTCCTCACACGGGCTTTTTCAACCAGCACCCGTACCCGGCAACGGCAGAGGCGATTATCGAGACGCAGCTGCTGGCCATTCCTATTCATGCGTTCGAGCAGCTCATGATGAATACGCCGGCGATCGCCATTAAGGTAATGCGCGTATTGAGCGGTAAAATAATGGAGCTGCAGGAAAAATTGCAGGAGCTCACAGGGCAGGATGTGCAGGACCGCGGCGTCTCCTTCTTGCTCAAGCTTGCTGAAAATTATGGAACGGAGCACGGCGGCAGCGTCCATGTCGAGGTGCCGATGACCAATCAGGAATTTGCCAATACAATTGGCACGACGAGGGAAACGGTCAACCGGCTCATTAATCAGCTGCGTAAGGAAGGGATTTTGGAGCCTCAGCGGAGCGGCTACCTGATTCATGACTATGAAGCATTAAAAACCTGGTCGCACAAGTGA